In the genome of Paenibacillus pabuli, the window TCCCTTGTCTTCCTCGAATATGAACATAAGATGAAAATGAAAGCTATATGGATTACAGTTTCAACTTATATACCTAAAATTTGGGGAATACATATTTGACCAGAAAGTACAGGAATCCAAAGAAAATAATGATATAGGCCGCATATTTGATAAACGTGGAAGCGACTTTACTTGAATCCGATTTGTGTTGGACATCCTTATGCTCTACTTCTACCGTTCTGTGTGGCTCATTCATTTGAATCACTCCTCAATGGTATATTGTTTGCTTTGAGGAACCATTACACCGAGAGGGCAAGATTGAATCGCACAAGTCAGTTTTACAGCTTTTCATCTTTGGCCTATGATATGATGAAACATGGATATATGAGGGAGGGATTCCAATTGAATTGGTATACGCTGGGGAATATGATCACTCACATCCGAATCGGGCAAAAAGCATCGACGCCCGGCTTTTCCCGTACCGTTATTCGTCGTCCGGACGGGCTGTTCTGGGTAGGCGGGATATGGTCAGGACAGATTGTCCAATTGCGGGATTATCTTTTTTCGGATATATGGACGATCTATGATGATGAGGAAACGGAGCAGTGGTTGGAATATCGTACGAAGATAGAACAGAAAGAGCGCGAAATGATTGAGAACCAGTTCGAGGACTTACGAGGATAATGGAGAAAACACTCAAAACCTAACAATAAAATGGAAATAAAACTATAAATCTACTAAAATGTGAATTTCCACTCCCTTTCAAGAAGGTGACACGTTAAACTGTGGCGAATGATAAAATGAGAGAACTTGGGGATAGAGAAAATAAGAACTTTGAGGTGCTGTGAATGAAAAATGTGCCCAAAGCTATCATCATCTTATGGATAAGTATGTTGAATATCCTATGCTTACCGCATGACTTTGTCTCAGCGACTGCAGGGGAAGTTGACAGACCTGTATCCATTACGGGATGGGAAGTAAAATGGGGGAACGTACACGATCAGGGTTTCATTAGTGAGGTTCAAGGTTCGGAGGAAATCTGGGAGAAGCAAGGTGCAGAAAAACTGGAATACGGCAGCGTTGAAGCTCCTTCAGGTTCTATGTGGACTCGCGTGACCCTTCCTGAAATAAACGAAGATAGCTCGGCAATCCGTTTTGAAAATATTAAAGGGAACCACATAGTGATCTACCTCGATAATCGTAAGGTATATGAGAATTACCATTACAACTATGACAATAATGCGGTGTTGTTACCCTTATCAAGTGAGAATTCAGGTGGGAAACTGTATGTATGGTCCGAGAATGAGAAAGGCAGACTTGGCATCTACGGAACGGTTCAGGTTGGACCTTATGCAACATTACAGGAAAAGTACATTCACAATGGACTGCTTGATGTAATATTGGGAGCGACCTTTGTATTCACGGCTCTTACGATGCTTAGTTGCACATTTTTCCTGGGCAAATTTCATAAAGGATTGTGGATTTCACTATGTATTGTGATGGGTTCCATCGGGACGATGATCATCACTTACTCGCAGTTTTTATATACGTTCTACCAGGTTTACGGTAATCTGTATTCCGTATTGTTTGATTTGGCCATGCTGATGGGCATGCCTGCACTCTGTTATTTTTTTGAACAAATTATCGGACCAGGTCGTTATGGCATCTTTACCAAACTCAGAAAATTCCAACTCATCTATTCTGTAGTGGCTGTAGCTGCCCTGATGGTTGATGTTATTTCAGGCGGTCAATGGGATATGCTCTACAGTTTGTTGGTTCAGAACGTGATTGGGTTCATTCTCGTAATTATGTTGAGCATCTTAATGATTGGCACCATCTCCAAAGCGCTTCAGCGGAGCCGGGAAGCTCTGTTGCTTGCTACGGGATTCGGCACATTTGCCTTAATCAGTGTTGCTGAACTATTGTGGTATTACCAGCGCAATGGAACATATCATCTGATATGGTGGAAATGGTCCATGGTTGCTTTTATTATCTCACTTATTGCCATCCTGGGAAGCCGATTTGCTGAAAAACATACCAAAGTGCTGGAATACTCGAAAGAGTTGGAATTATTCAATAATGAATTGCAGCGATCAGAGAAAATGGAGATCATTAGCGAACTGGCGGCATCGGTTGCCCATGAGGTTCGTAATCCGTTGCAGGTGACGCGAGGGTTCCTTCAGCTTATGACAGAGCAGGAAGACAACAAAAACAAAGGGTATGTTCGGATTGCTCTGGAAGAGCTTGATCGGGCTTCCGGTATTATTACCGACTTCCTGACGTTTGCCAAACCGGAGTTTGATCATATCGTCTCTCTGAATATCGCGGATGAATTTAACCATATCGAAGGTATTCTTGTTCCGATGGCTAATCTGGAGGGCGGCAAAATAACAACTGATATTCCGCCAGATTTATGCATCAGAGGGAACTCATCCAAATTTAAACAGGCTTTTATTAATATTATTAAAAATAGTATTGAAGCTCTGCAAGGGCAGGGCCAGATTGATATTTGGGCCTATGCTCAGGATGGGGTCATCAAGATACATGTTAGAGATAACGGCGAGGGTATGGATGAGGAAGCGCTGGTCCGCCTTGGAGAGCCCTATTTCTCGAACAAAATC includes:
- a CDS encoding sensor histidine kinase — protein: MLNILCLPHDFVSATAGEVDRPVSITGWEVKWGNVHDQGFISEVQGSEEIWEKQGAEKLEYGSVEAPSGSMWTRVTLPEINEDSSAIRFENIKGNHIVIYLDNRKVYENYHYNYDNNAVLLPLSSENSGGKLYVWSENEKGRLGIYGTVQVGPYATLQEKYIHNGLLDVILGATFVFTALTMLSCTFFLGKFHKGLWISLCIVMGSIGTMIITYSQFLYTFYQVYGNLYSVLFDLAMLMGMPALCYFFEQIIGPGRYGIFTKLRKFQLIYSVVAVAALMVDVISGGQWDMLYSLLVQNVIGFILVIMLSILMIGTISKALQRSREALLLATGFGTFALISVAELLWYYQRNGTYHLIWWKWSMVAFIISLIAILGSRFAEKHTKVLEYSKELELFNNELQRSEKMEIISELAASVAHEVRNPLQVTRGFLQLMTEQEDNKNKGYVRIALEELDRASGIITDFLTFAKPEFDHIVSLNIADEFNHIEGILVPMANLEGGKITTDIPPDLCIRGNSSKFKQAFINIIKNSIEALQGQGQIDIWAYAQDGVIKIHVRDNGEGMDEEALVRLGEPYFSNKIKGTGLGMMVTFRIVEAMHGQISFTSTKGVGTEAVVSFAAFVE